A region of Lichenibacterium dinghuense DNA encodes the following proteins:
- a CDS encoding transporter substrate-binding domain-containing protein, with translation MSRIALLASAALAAVLAVAPASAKDWTKVTIATEGAYEPWNFVQPDGKLAGFEIDLAHDLCARMKVECTVVQNDWDGMIPALNAGKFDAIMAGMSITGKRLQVIDFSRSYAAGPSGFLVPKASDLAKLPGTGEILSMGTEEAKAKPVIDGMRALLKGKSIGVQVATIQANFVHHYFDDVATVQEYKTAEQNDLDLMAGRLDASFAEESVQLATLAKPDAKDLTIAGAEFRGGPDLGEGTGVGIRKNEPELKAMFDKAIAAEIADGSLKKLQDKWFKLDMMPPS, from the coding sequence ATGTCGCGCATCGCGCTCCTGGCCTCGGCCGCCCTCGCCGCCGTCCTGGCCGTCGCACCGGCCTCCGCCAAGGACTGGACCAAGGTGACGATCGCCACCGAGGGCGCCTATGAGCCCTGGAACTTCGTGCAGCCGGACGGCAAGCTGGCCGGCTTCGAGATCGACCTCGCCCACGACCTCTGCGCCAGGATGAAGGTCGAGTGCACGGTCGTGCAGAACGACTGGGACGGCATGATCCCCGCGCTCAACGCGGGCAAGTTCGACGCCATCATGGCCGGCATGAGCATCACCGGGAAGCGCCTGCAGGTGATCGACTTCTCCCGGTCCTACGCGGCCGGGCCCTCGGGCTTCCTCGTGCCCAAGGCCAGCGACCTCGCCAAGCTGCCCGGCACGGGCGAGATCCTGTCCATGGGGACTGAGGAGGCCAAGGCCAAGCCGGTCATCGACGGCATGCGGGCGCTGCTCAAGGGCAAGTCGATCGGCGTGCAGGTGGCCACCATCCAGGCCAACTTCGTGCACCACTACTTCGACGACGTCGCCACCGTGCAGGAATACAAGACGGCCGAGCAGAACGACCTCGACCTGATGGCGGGGCGGCTCGACGCCTCCTTCGCCGAGGAATCCGTCCAGCTCGCCACCCTGGCCAAGCCCGACGCCAAGGATCTGACCATCGCGGGCGCCGAGTTCCGCGGCGGCCCCGACCTCGGCGAGGGCACCGGCGTCGGCATCCGCAAGAACGAGCCCGAGCTGAAGGCGATGTTCGACAAGGCCATCGCGGCCGAGATCGCGGACGGCTCGCTGAAGAAGCTCCAGGACAAGTGGTTCAAGCTCGACATGATGCCGCCGAGCTGA
- a CDS encoding GGDEF domain-containing protein, which produces MLSRAATASSEIELKLALRAELVDRLFSNAVSIGAMGTLFTLFGLLVASRMGDPLLAGLVVAGGLAAAAHVAVVRLYRGAPRTGAELSRWESRYAAAGFGSAAFVGLAAARTFLSDDLGSAMLMTGLIFGYAAGTMARAATRPWVTAPRMLVLVAAPVAVLLSRHDLLFAAQALLLVLFLVTGLETMMSLHRQAVTEIDTSLRRRDSARRDALTGLANRLSLDEVLADRAAHAAAAGRCIAVHCLDLDGFKVVNDTHGHAAGDLLLQAVADRLLALVRPDDLVARLGGDEFVLVQAQVADGLAAERLAAAVVEALGRPYRLGDRDLRVSASVGVAVGARSGATPAALMAEADAALYASKARGRGRHTVRRATPPASHDVSALLLVS; this is translated from the coding sequence ATGCTGTCTCGCGCCGCCACCGCTTCGAGCGAGATCGAGCTGAAGCTCGCCCTCCGCGCCGAACTGGTGGACCGCCTCTTCTCCAACGCCGTGTCGATCGGCGCCATGGGCACGCTGTTCACGCTGTTCGGCCTGCTCGTCGCCTCGCGCATGGGGGATCCGCTGCTGGCCGGCCTCGTCGTGGCGGGCGGACTCGCGGCGGCGGCGCACGTCGCCGTGGTGCGGCTGTACCGCGGGGCGCCACGCACGGGCGCCGAACTGTCGCGGTGGGAGTCGCGCTACGCCGCCGCGGGCTTCGGCAGCGCGGCCTTCGTGGGCCTCGCCGCCGCGCGCACCTTCCTCAGCGACGACCTCGGCAGCGCCATGCTGATGACGGGCCTCATCTTCGGCTATGCCGCCGGCACCATGGCGCGCGCCGCCACCCGGCCCTGGGTCACCGCGCCCCGCATGCTGGTGCTGGTGGCGGCTCCCGTGGCGGTGCTGCTGTCGCGCCACGACCTGCTGTTCGCCGCCCAGGCGCTGCTGCTCGTGCTGTTCCTCGTCACCGGCCTCGAGACCATGATGTCGCTCCACCGGCAGGCCGTGACGGAGATCGACACCTCGCTGCGCCGCCGCGACAGCGCCCGCCGCGACGCGCTGACCGGCCTCGCGAACCGCCTGTCGCTCGACGAGGTCCTGGCGGACCGCGCCGCCCACGCCGCCGCGGCCGGCCGCTGCATCGCCGTCCACTGCCTCGACCTCGACGGCTTCAAGGTCGTCAACGACACCCACGGCCACGCGGCCGGGGACCTGCTGCTGCAGGCCGTCGCCGACCGCCTCCTGGCCCTGGTCCGGCCCGACGACCTCGTGGCGAGGCTCGGCGGCGACGAGTTCGTCCTGGTGCAGGCCCAGGTCGCGGATGGGCTCGCGGCCGAGCGCCTCGCGGCCGCCGTCGTCGAGGCGCTCGGGCGGCCCTACCGCTTGGGCGACCGGGACCTCCGGGTCAGCGCGAGCGTGGGCGTGGCCGTCGGCGCGCGGTCGGGCGCGACCCCGGCGGCGCTGATGGCCGAGGCCGACGCCGCGCTCTACGCCAGCAAGGCGCGGGGCCGCGGCCGCCACACCGTCCGCCGCGCCACGCCGCCCGCGTCGCACGACGTGTCGGCGCTGCTGCTGGTGTCTTGA